One Telluria mixta DNA window includes the following coding sequences:
- the lspA gene encoding signal peptidase II, translated as MASKKKPTFSAVSSRSGGSLTPWLGIAFIVILLDQISKITITRTFVHGEEKHITSFFNLVLAYNKGAAFSFLSDQGGWQRYLFAGIAIAAVGFIIYLLRKHAGQRMFCWALALIMGGALGNLVDRVAYGHVIDFLDFYWRGVGHFPAFNIADTAITIGAFLFIIDELRRVNKH; from the coding sequence ATGGCCAGCAAAAAAAAACCAACATTCTCCGCCGTCTCGTCGCGCTCGGGCGGCAGCCTCACCCCGTGGCTCGGCATCGCCTTCATCGTCATCCTGCTCGACCAGATCAGCAAGATCACCATCACGCGCACCTTCGTGCACGGCGAAGAGAAACACATCACCAGCTTCTTCAACCTGGTCCTCGCGTATAACAAGGGCGCCGCATTCAGCTTCCTGTCCGACCAGGGCGGCTGGCAGCGCTACCTGTTCGCCGGCATCGCCATCGCGGCCGTCGGCTTCATCATCTACCTGCTGCGCAAGCACGCGGGCCAGCGCATGTTCTGCTGGGCCCTCGCGCTGATCATGGGCGGCGCCCTCGGCAATCTCGTCGACCGCGTCGCGTACGGCCACGTGATCGACTTCCTCGACTTCTACTGGCGCGGCGTCGGCCACTTCCCGGCCTTTAACATTGCGGATACCGCCATCACGATCGGCGCCTTCCTGTTCATCATCGATGAACTGCGCCGCGTGAACAAACACTGA